Proteins from a single region of Bos javanicus breed banteng chromosome 7, ARS-OSU_banteng_1.0, whole genome shotgun sequence:
- the IBA57 gene encoding putative transferase CAF17, mitochondrial isoform X2, translating into MGWRLLSQDEGSALVPGGRLGDLQDYHRHRYQQGVPEGVHDLPPGVALPLESNLAFMNGISFTKGCYIGQELTARTHHMGVIRKRLFPVQFSGAVPGGGIAPGASVLTESGQAAGKYRAGLGDVGLALLRSEKIKGPLHIRTSESGLVALTASVPDWWPTATK; encoded by the exons ATGGGCTGGCGGCTTCTCTCCCAGGATGAGGGTTCAGCCCTGGTGCCCGGGGGCCGTCTTGGGGACCTCCAGGATTATCACCGGCACCGGTACCAGCAAG GTGTTCCCGAGGGTGTTCACGACCTGCCCCCAGGAGTGGCGCTGCCCCTGGAGTCCAACCTGGCCTTCATGAACGGCATCAGCTTCACCAAGGGCTGCTACATTGGCCAGGAGCTGACAGCTCGCACCCACCACATGGGTGTTATCCGGAAGCGCCTCTTCCCAGTACAGTTCTCAGGTGCCGTTCCTGGCGGCGGCATTGCCCCCGGCGCCTCTGTGCTCACCGAGTCAGGGCAGGCAGCCGGCAAgtacagggcagggctgggggacgTGGGTCTGGCTCTGCTGCGGTCTGAGAAAATTAAGGGTCCTCTCCACATCAGAACCTCTGAGAGTGGCCTTGTGGCCCTTACTGCGTCTGTGCCAGACTGGTGGCCCACAGCCACCAAGTAG